DNA sequence from the Methanolobus psychrophilus R15 genome:
CGTTATGGGCCGTAATGCTCTCAGCTGTTGCACTCTTCTATCCGGAGTTATTCCTTCCCTACCGCAATACCATCCCCATGCTTCTGGGTGTTGTGATGTTTGCGATGGGTATGACCCTTTCAGTAAGAGATTTCATGCTGGTTCTAAAAAGGCCGAAGGTGATTGTTATCGGAACTGCAATGCAGTATACATTTATGCCCTTGGCAGGTTTTGCTCTTTCCGGACTCTTTGGTCTTTCCCCGGAACTTACGGCAGGCTTTGTATTACTTGGATGCTGCCCCGGCGGCACAGCCTCCAATGTGATCTGCTACCTTGCCAAAGGAGATGTCGCGCTTTCCATTCTGCTGACATCCGTATCGACGCTGATAGCCTTTGTAATGACCCCCTTGCTCACATGGCTGTACATCGGCCAGACGATCAGTGTCGATATGTATGGCATGGTCATCAGCATCCTGCAGATAGTGGTGGTACCTGTTGCCCTGGGAATCGGGCTTAATGCTATCCTGGGTTCCCGCACAGAACGCATCCGGCCTGCTTTACCTGCACTTTCTGTAATTACGATCGTAGTCGTAATAGCTATCATAATGGCATTGAACAAGGATACCGTCATGTCTGCAGGAATATTAGTGATGAGTGTGGTGGTGATGCATAACCTCATAGGGCTTGCAAGCGGCTATGGATTCTCCCGAATGCTGGGTCTAAGCGAAATAGAATCAAGGACAATTGCTTTTGAGGTCGGGATGCAGAACTCGGGCCTGAGCGTTGCCCTTGCGATCAAGCATTTCTCAGCCATAGCTGCCCTTCCAGGAGCACTTTTCAGTATATGGCATAACATCTCCGGCTCTTTCCTGGCTTCATATTGGAACAGAAAGAAGATATGACAGAGTTAGAAAAGAAGTGAAGGGATATTATTCCCTCAAGCAGGCCTTCTCCAGAATGTCCTTTTCCACGACTTCCCCATTAGGTTCCTTTTCTGTGAATATCTGGCCTTCGAAACAGTAAACTTCGGCACCTGTGACCCAGGCATCTGGGGACAGACCCGCCTTGAGGCAGGTGTGACTCAGGAACTCCACTTCATCCATCTCATTCTCCGGTGCTACCTGAGGAAGAAGCAGGCCCTGCCTGTAGCCGCTCTTGATGATCAGACCATGCCTGCCTATCTTTATTGAGGATGGAAGGTCTTTGGGGGGAACATCCATACGCTCAGGCTGAGTGAGAACCGTAACCTCCACAGTGACGTTTGTCATCTCATCTATGCGTACCGGCGGGAACCTGGGATCCCTGAATCCGGCCGAAATGGCAGAATCCGTTATTGCATATTTCAGGGCCGAATCCGCATAAGGATGACCTATGCACCCTCTCAGTTCGCCTTTTTTAGTCAGGGTCACGAATACCCCCCTGGGCTCATCAAATATAGCGGGAAGCTGTATCTCCGATCCGTCGATCATCTCGCCGGTCCGCAAATAAGTCTCTATGGTGTCCCTCGCCAACCCTACAGCCGTCTTACCTTCTTCCGTAAGTAATGTTACCTTCTCTTCCATTACAACCACTCCCATCAGTCCTTGAGATTTTTAAGCAATTTTCAACAATTCTCAGAAACCAATAAAACACTATTGAATTCATCTATGTATTTGTAATTAGCATCTCATGGGTTATGTCTGTAACGTGTAGCGGCTTTTCTTAATGCATCGATGCCCGGCAGGACAGTGCCTGCAAGATAATCTATACATGCGCCGCCACCTGTACTCAGGTGAGAGAACCGGTCCTCATACCCCAGATTCCTTATCTCAGCTGAAATATGTCCTCCGCCTGCAATTGAATATTCAGAGTGGACTGCTGCCTTGATAATCTCATGGGTGCCCAGTGCAAACGGGTCGATCTCCGAAAGACCGGCAGGGCCATTGAGCACAACTGTCTTTGCACTCCTTATCTCCTTGGAGTATGACACTATAGTCTCCAGCCCTATATCATTGATCGGAAGATTGTCCGACGGGAGTTCCTCCACCTGGACTTCGATTCTCCTGCCGTCATCGTTCAGTGCAACGTCTATCGGGAGCCCGATCTTACCGTCGAACTTTTCAAGAAGCTCTTTTCCACGCTCGATCTGTTCAAGATAGCCCTGGGATTCTATAAAGTCCATATTTGCCGGACCGATATCGACCCCTGATGCTGCAAGCATGACATTGGCAACCACACCTGTAAGCAGCACCCTGTCAACACTGCCGTTGCTCAGGACATTGTCGGTGACATTGAGGGAATCATCGACCTTCGCCCCCCCGAGCACGAAAATGCAGGGACATTCCCCTCCCTTGATGCCCCTGTCAAGCGAGTTTATCTCTTTTTCCATGAGCCTGCCGGCCCCGCTGGGAAGGACCTCAGTGAAGCCTGTAATAGATAACTGTGATCGGTGTGATACGGCAAAAGCATCATTAAAGAACAGGTCAAACAATGGCGCGAGCTTCCTTATCATATGCGTCTGAGAGTGCGCCTTTGCAGGGCGGTCCAGGCTTTCCTCGGAATAGAACCTGACGTTTTCAAGCAGTATCACATCCCCTTTCTTCATG
Encoded proteins:
- a CDS encoding phosphoglycerate kinase, translated to MTARDYLTIDDFDVEGKTVLVRVDLNVPMDPEDDILDDMRIKSHIPTLKDLENARVVLLAHQSRAGKSDFTTMKPHAERLSRYLGKEVEYVDDIFGTHARSRISSMKKGDVILLENVRFYSEESLDRPAKAHSQTHMIRKLAPLFDLFFNDAFAVSHRSQLSITGFTEVLPSGAGRLMEKEINSLDRGIKGGECPCIFVLGGAKVDDSLNVTDNVLSNGSVDRVLLTGVVANVMLAASGVDIGPANMDFIESQGYLEQIERGKELLEKFDGKIGLPIDVALNDDGRRIEVQVEELPSDNLPINDIGLETIVSYSKEIRSAKTVVLNGPAGLSEIDPFALGTHEIIKAAVHSEYSIAGGGHISAEIRNLGYEDRFSHLSTGGGACIDYLAGTVLPGIDALRKAATRYRHNP
- a CDS encoding AMMECR1 domain-containing protein, producing the protein MEEKVTLLTEEGKTAVGLARDTIETYLRTGEMIDGSEIQLPAIFDEPRGVFVTLTKKGELRGCIGHPYADSALKYAITDSAISAGFRDPRFPPVRIDEMTNVTVEVTVLTQPERMDVPPKDLPSSIKIGRHGLIIKSGYRQGLLLPQVAPENEMDEVEFLSHTCLKAGLSPDAWVTGAEVYCFEGQIFTEKEPNGEVVEKDILEKACLRE
- a CDS encoding Sodium-dependent transporter; the protein is MLKRFTTLFPLWAVMLSAVALFYPELFLPYRNTIPMLLGVVMFAMGMTLSVRDFMLVLKRPKVIVIGTAMQYTFMPLAGFALSGLFGLSPELTAGFVLLGCCPGGTASNVICYLAKGDVALSILLTSVSTLIAFVMTPLLTWLYIGQTISVDMYGMVISILQIVVVPVALGIGLNAILGSRTERIRPALPALSVITIVVVIAIIMALNKDTVMSAGILVMSVVVMHNLIGLASGYGFSRMLGLSEIESRTIAFEVGMQNSGLSVALAIKHFSAIAALPGALFSIWHNISGSFLASYWNRKKI